A single genomic interval of Oncorhynchus tshawytscha isolate Ot180627B linkage group LG15, Otsh_v2.0, whole genome shotgun sequence harbors:
- the LOC112238432 gene encoding fibrinogen alpha chain isoform X1, whose product MKLLHFFCVFLTVLASTWAEDVATVLSPRGARPVEHGYKADKCATEKNWPFCSDDDWGPKCPSGCRIQGLLDKADHSLLKKIEKIRQLLDQNRAKHRSADQASKQTYDYLKEKLTSNAGNDNSFYDLAERLRQRIVDIKIKIERQLRILNALKTSIKDQVIEMQRLEVDIDIKLRSCKGSCKGYAEFSVDQASYVALDKQMDQLESQSVQSVETVSTLYVMKSRPLKDVVVDSKYKSGPAEEQKEVFFPEVKTVKLTLETQGSSASSAATASQVPGTHFQPSTSGSSSSSGLSTGSGTKDGPRKTITELGGGGGTRGDGVGDFSKGMGGLGSLGGGDFATTGHLTTQMSSCTKTTKRTIVHTKDGPVERIEEVSGGLGCEALKLGGGGGGGMGEFFPSLTSSSSSSSSSSSSFTKTTSHGGTKGGSSILTSTKTGGTGVDFGGDPFGMDLGAFMRGNDEDDIPDFHARSVKTSARSERQADYVGKDCSDIQRNHLTGEKSGLYKINPSASRSPSTPNGVVEVYCDQEGFLGGWTLVQQRAHGGVRFNRSWADYQEGFGGVDGQGKGEVWLGLKHLHLLTREDSMLRVELEDWEGGEAIAEYTVKVGSEAEGYQLTVAEYSGDAGDALVKGESSLGSQGSLGLRSFLSHEGMKFSTFDKDNDQWEESCAEMYGGGWWYNNCQRANLNGVYYKGGKYDPGSNVPYEIENGVVWLTYKPADYSLKTTRMKIRPLAMA is encoded by the exons atgaagctaCTACATTTCTTCTGTGTCTTCCTGACTGTCCTTGCCTCCACTTGG gctgaggACGTAGCGACCGTATTGAGCCCTCGTGGAGCCAGGCCAGTAGAACATGGTTACAAGGCTGATAAATGTGCCACAGAGAAGAACTGGCCTTTTTGCTCAGATGATGACTGG ggTCCTAAGTGCCCGTCAGGTTGTCGTATCCAGGGTCTGTTAGACAAGGCAGACCATTCCCTGCTGAAGAAGATAGAGAAGATTAGGCAGCTCCTTGACCAGAACAGAGCCAAACACCGCTCTGCCGACCAGGCATCCAAACAGACCTATGACTACCTCAAGGAGAAACTCACCTCCAACGCAG GTAATGACAACAGCTTCTATGACCTGGCTGAACGCCTCCGTCAGAGGATCGTCGACATCAAGATCAAGATAGAGCGTCAGCTGAGGATCCTCAACGCTCTGAAGACCAGCATCAAAGACCAGGTTATAGAGATGCAGAGACTGGAG GTGGACATCGACATCAAGCTACGCTCCTGTAAGGGGTCTTGTAAGGGCTACGCTGAGTTCTCCGTCGACCAAGCATCCTACGTGGCTCTGGACAAGCAGATGGACCAGCTGGAATCCCAGAGCGTTCAGTCTGTGGAGACCGTCAGCACGCTGTACGTCATGAAGAGCCGACCGCTTAAAGACGTTGTGGTCGACAG caAGTACAAGTCCGGCCCAGCTGAGGAACAGAAGGAGGTTTTCTTCCCGGAGGTGAAGACCGTGAAGCTGACCTTGGAGACCCAGGGGTCCAGCGCTTCGTCTGCCGCCACTGCCAGCCAGGTCCCGGGTACGCACTTCCAGCCTTCGACTTCAGGCTCTTCATCGTCATCGGGTTTGTCAACGGGGTCGGGGACGAAGGATGGGCCGAGGAAAACGATCACGGAGCTGGGTGGTGGAGGGGGGACAAGGGGGGATGGAGTTGGGGATTTCTCTAAAGGGATGGGTGGGCTGGGAAGTCTCGGAGGCGGAGATTTCGCCACTACTGGTCACCTGACCACTCAGATGTCGAGCTGTACCAAGACGACGAAAAGGACGATAGTACATACGAAGGATGGGCCAGTGGAGCGCATCGAGGAAGTATCGGGCGGACTCGGCTGTGAGGCGCTGAAGCTCggtggcggaggaggaggagggatgggcgAATTCTTcccatccctcacctcctcctcttcctcatcctcctcttcctcctcctcgttcaCCAAAACCACGAGCCACGGCGGCACCAAGGGAGGCAGTAGCATTCTCACCAGCACCAAGACCGGTGGCACCGGCGTCGATTTCGGAGGTGATCCATTCGGAATGGATCTCGGGGCGTTCATGCGTGGGAACGACGAAGACGACATCCCAGATTTCCACGCCCGCAGCGTGAAGACTAGTGCCCGGAGTGAGCGGCAGGCGGATTATGTGGGAAAAG ATTGTTCTGACATCCAACGGAACCATCTCACAGGGGAAAAGAGCGGCCTGTACAAAATTAACCCCTCTGCCTCCCGCTCCCCCTCCACTCCGAACGGGGTAGTGGAGGTTTACTGTGACCAGGAAGGTTTTCTAGGAGGGTGGACCCTGGTCCAACAGAGAGCTCATGGGGGGGTTAGGTTCAACCGCTCCTGGGCAGACTACCAGGAGGGGTTCGGAGGAGTGGACGGTCAGGGTAAAGGGGAGGTATGGCTAGGGTTAAAACACCTCCATCTTCTGACCCGGGAGGATAGCATGTTGAGGGTAGAGCTAGAagactgggagggaggggaggcgaTAGCCGAGTACACAGTGAAAGTGGGGTCCGAGGCTGAGGGGTATCAGTTGACCGTGGCAGAGTATTCAGGTGATGCAGGGGATGCTTTAGTCAAGGGAGAGTCTAGTTTAGGGAGTCAGGGGTCGCTCGGCTTGAGGTCGTTCCTCTCCCACGAGGGGATGAAGTTTAGTACCTTCGATAAGGATAATGACCAATGGGAGGAGAGCTGTGCAGAGATGTACGGCGGCGGCTGGTGGTATAATAACTGTCAGAGGGCTAATTTAAACGGAGTCTACTACAAAGGGGGGAAGTATGATCCTGGTAGCAACGTTCCATACGAGATAGAAAACGGAGTGGTGTGGCTGACGTACAAACCAGCTGACTATAGTCTGAAGACCACCCGCATGAAGATACGACCGCTCGCTATggcctga